A part of Triplophysa dalaica isolate WHDGS20190420 chromosome 17, ASM1584641v1, whole genome shotgun sequence genomic DNA contains:
- the LOC130439301 gene encoding interferon-induced protein with tetratricopeptide repeats 5-like — protein MSMDHDTVLKTKLDQLECHFTWALIKDDLDLPSVLNRIDEQLKLDYDKKETLARIYNSLAYVKFLQGFLDETLSSLMTSVQLFKECHEEESHKDLIVTYGNLAWINYHMKNYKECESYLQKVLKINENFSSESLSIPEVIGEKGWTFLKFSRKYYERAKECFKKALDLEPEVGEWNAGYAIALYRTEYGEFTIENSPVIKQLRRAIETNPDDDVLKIYLAMQLVLYKKYREADSLVDEAIERSPDHPHVMRYA, from the exons ATGAG TATGGATCATGATAcagttttgaaaacaaaacttgaCCAGCTGGAATGTCACTTCACCTGGGCTCTGATAAAAGATGACTTGGATCTACCTAGCGTTCTCAATAGGATTGATGAACAGCTTAAATTGGATTATGATAAAAAAGAAACGCTCGCACGAATTTACAATTCCTTAGCATATGTGAAGTTCCTTCAAGGGTTTCTGGATGAGACACTTAGCAGTCTCATGACATCTGTGCAGCTTTTCAAAGAGTGCCATGAAGAGGAATCCCACAAAGATCTCATTGTTACCTATGGAAACCTTGCCTGGATAAACTACCACATGAAGAACTACAAAGAGTGTGAAAGTTACCTGCAGAAAGTCCTGAAGATAAATGAAAACTTTTCATCTGAGTCTTTATCTATTCCAGAGGTGATTGGTGAGAAGGGATGGACCTTTCTTAAATTTTCTCGCAAGTATTATGAGAGAGCCAAAGAATGTTTCAAGAAGGCTTTAGATCTGGAACCAGAAGTTGGTGAGTGGAACGCTGGTTATGCCATCGCTCTGTATCGAACAGAATATGGAGAATTCACTATTGAGAATTCACCAGTAATCAAGCAACTGAGACGAGCCATTGAAACAAATCCTGATGATGATGTGCTTAAGATCTACTTAGCTATGCAACTTGTTTTATACAAAAAGTACAGGGAGGCTGACAGCTTGGTAGATGAGGCTATAGAAAGATCTCCAGATCACCCACATGTCATGCGATATGCTTGA
- the LOC130439425 gene encoding interferon-induced protein with tetratricopeptide repeats 5-like, with translation MVLRMLELANVFSEKSNPSSDFIQRLVTPNKSDGRWAQGVHYSDGIDHNRVLRTKLYQLECHFTWALIENDLDLPDVLNRLEEQLKLDSGKKERLIRTYNALAYVKFLQGFQEEAFSNLLTSVKLYKECHEEEFHKALIVTYGSLAWLNYHMKNYTECESYMQKVQKINENISCESSSVPEVLGEKGWAFLKFSQNYYERARKCFKKALDLEPEVGEWNAGYAIALYRTEFDDFTHENSSTIKQLRRAIETNPDDDVLKIFLAMQLVKYAIYEEAERLVEKALQRSPDHPHVLRYAGKFYKNKGCVDQGIALLRKALELSPNSRLAHHQLAHCYKRKKIQLLQEGNRHARHPEVQQIRDQIIYHLKMAITLHSTGFIAAMSDLALHYGEQRDILQAEEMFQKTFETAKKKNDSLYVVHFYYAKFQHYSERSEALAIKHYMECLKMNQDSSEGKRSALNLRKIAGEHINKNTQVGEAYGILGFIHKEKGENTQAIECYEKALSYVDKEEYLTNLCALRLSK, from the exons CTCGAACTAGCAAATGTTTTCAGTGAGAAGTCCAATCCTTCCAGTGACTTCATCCAGAGACTTGTGACACCCAACAAATCAGATGGGCGGTGGGCACAGGGCGTGCATTACTCAGA CGGTATAGATCATAACAGAGTTTTGAGGACAAAACTTTACCAGCTGGAATGTCACTTCACATGGGCTCTGATAGAAAATGACTTGGATCTACCCGATGTTCTCAATAGGCTGGAAGAACAGCTTAAGTTGGattctggaaaaaaagaaagactcATACGAACATACAATGCTTTAGCATATGTAAAGTTCCTTCAAGGGTTTCAAGAAGAGGCATTTAGTAATCTCCTGACATCTGTCAAGCTATATAAAGAGTGCCATGAGGAGGAATTCCACAAAGCTCTTATTGTCACCTATGGAAGCCTTGCCTGGTTGAATTACCACATGAAGAACTACACAGAGTGTGAAAGTTACATGCAAAAAGTCCAaaagataaatgaaaacatttcatgtgAATCTTCATCTGTTCCAGAGGTGCTTGGTGAGAAGGGATGGGCCTTTCTTAAATTTTCTCAAAACTATTATGAAAGAGCAAGAAAATGTTTCAAGAAGGCTTTAGATCTGGAACCAGAAGTTGGTGAGTGGAATGCTGGTTATGCCATCGCTCTGTATCGAACAGAATTTGATGACTTCACCCATGAGAATTCATCCACAATCAAACAACTGAGACGAGCCATTGAAACAAATCCTGATGATGATGTTCTTAAGATCTTCTTAGCTATGCAACTGGTTAAATACGCAATCTATGAAGAGGCTGAAAGATTGGTGGAAAAAGCTTTACAAAGATCTCCAGATCACCCACATGTCTTGAGATATGCTGGAAAATTCTATAAGAATAAAGGATGTGTGGACCAAGGTATTGCTTTATTGAGAAAAGCACTTGAACTGTCACCTAATTCAAGGCTCGCACATCATCAGTTAGCTCACTGctataaaagaaagaaaatccaACTGCTACAGGAGGGAAATCGTCATGCCAGACATCCTGAGGTTCAACAGATTCGTGATCAAATCATCTACCATTTAAAAATGGCTATAACACTGCATTCAACGGGCTTTATCGCTGCAATGAGTGATCTAGCACTGCATTACGGAGAACAACGTGACATTTTACAAGCTGAAGAGATGTTTCAGAAGACGTTTGAGAcagccaaaaagaaaaatgacagtCTATACGtggttcatttttattatgcTAAATTCCAGCACTACTCCGAAAGAAGTGAAGCTTTAGCTATCAAGCACTACATGGAATGCCTGAAGATGAACCAAGATTCATCTGAAGGGAAGAGAAGTGCACTCAATTTGAGGAAGATTGCCGGAGagcatattaataaaaacacccAGGTTGGGGAGGCTTATGGGATACTTGGGTTCATTCACAAGGAAAAAGGAGAAAATACCCAGGCAATTGAGTGCTATGAGAAAGCTTTGAGTTATGTAGACAAGGAGGAGTACCTCACTAATCTCTGTGCTCTCAGGCTATCCAAATAG